The Altererythrobacter sp. ZODW24 genome window below encodes:
- a CDS encoding HesA/MoeB/ThiF family protein, protein MSLPPDRLERFARHIVLPEVGGAGQVALSQAHVVLVGIGGIGSPALQYLAGAGIGRLTLIDDDTVDASNLQRQTIYTESDVGAPKAEAAARWLNQFDKALEARAHAIRVGGENATRIFEDADLVLDGCDNFATRLAVSDSCVKASIPLLSAAVGRFQGQVAAFAGHLPDHSCYRCYVGDAFDAEDCDTCAEDGMLGAMAGWAGTFAAMQAIRVLLDGKASFGDPQWGKLHILDGMKPGMRTLSIAKDPDCKGCSKS, encoded by the coding sequence ATGAGCTTGCCGCCCGACCGCCTCGAAAGATTTGCCCGCCATATCGTGCTGCCTGAAGTGGGCGGCGCGGGGCAGGTGGCTTTGTCGCAGGCGCATGTGGTGCTGGTCGGCATTGGCGGGATTGGATCGCCCGCCCTGCAATATCTCGCAGGCGCTGGCATCGGCAGGCTTACGCTGATCGATGACGATACGGTCGATGCGAGCAACCTCCAGCGACAGACCATCTATACCGAAAGCGATGTCGGCGCGCCCAAGGCAGAGGCTGCTGCGCGCTGGCTAAACCAATTCGACAAGGCCCTCGAAGCCCGGGCACACGCTATACGAGTGGGGGGAGAGAACGCCACCCGGATCTTCGAAGACGCTGACCTTGTGCTCGATGGATGTGACAATTTCGCGACGCGGCTTGCAGTGTCAGATTCTTGCGTAAAGGCGAGTATTCCATTGCTCAGTGCAGCCGTCGGGCGTTTCCAGGGCCAGGTCGCCGCATTTGCCGGGCATTTGCCCGATCACTCCTGCTACCGCTGCTATGTCGGCGATGCTTTTGACGCGGAAGATTGCGACACCTGCGCAGAAGACGGAATGCTGGGCGCTATGGCAGGATGGGCAGGAACATTCGCCGCCATGCAAGCCATCCGCGTCTTGCTGGACGGCAAAGCATCATTTGGCGATCCGCAGTGGGGCAAGCTGCATATCCTCGACGGGATGAAGCCAGGCATGCGGACACTGTCGATTGCCAAGGACCCGGACTGCAAGGGGTGTTCGAAAAGCTGA
- a CDS encoding S1/P1 nuclease, with protein sequence MIARILAFAAVAAMALAPAPAMAWGSFGHRTTAKIALANITPATKREIDRLIALEPTLGTPGCRLRNLEEASVWADCVRRDRLRWGYTASWHYRTAPICQDFNARSRCSGGACVTGQIDRAAAILGDKTIPDARRLEALAFLVHFVGDVHMPLHSGDNDDRGGNGRTVDYGIVPELNLHWIWDGPLAERAITSAQPALIRRYSAAERTELAGGTTDDWGRESWQLARDLIYPAAYDGDVCGRELPERTAFTQEDIEAQIGASQRRITQAGLRMARLLDEALS encoded by the coding sequence ATGATCGCTAGAATACTGGCATTTGCCGCCGTAGCAGCGATGGCGCTTGCCCCCGCACCAGCGATGGCATGGGGCAGCTTCGGCCACCGGACTACTGCGAAGATTGCGCTGGCGAACATCACTCCCGCGACAAAACGCGAAATTGACCGGCTGATTGCTTTGGAGCCGACGCTGGGCACTCCGGGCTGCCGCTTGCGCAATTTGGAGGAAGCCTCCGTTTGGGCTGACTGTGTGCGCCGCGACCGGCTGCGCTGGGGCTACACCGCATCATGGCACTATCGGACCGCCCCGATCTGTCAGGACTTTAATGCGCGCTCGCGTTGTTCGGGCGGGGCGTGTGTAACTGGTCAGATCGACCGTGCTGCTGCGATCCTTGGCGATAAAACTATTCCCGATGCGCGCCGGTTGGAGGCCTTGGCATTCCTCGTCCATTTCGTTGGCGACGTGCATATGCCGCTCCATTCGGGCGACAATGATGACCGCGGCGGTAATGGCCGGACCGTGGATTATGGCATTGTGCCAGAGCTCAACCTGCATTGGATTTGGGACGGGCCCTTGGCGGAGCGCGCGATTACGTCGGCGCAGCCTGCGCTGATTCGCCGCTACTCTGCCGCTGAGCGCACAGAACTGGCGGGCGGAACTACCGACGATTGGGGCCGTGAGAGCTGGCAGCTAGCGCGTGATCTGATCTATCCTGCCGCCTATGATGGCGATGTTTGTGGACGCGAATTGCCTGAACGGACGGCGTTTACGCAGGAAGATATCGAAGCGCAGATCGGTGCCTCGCAGCGCCGCATAACGCAGGCCGGCTTGCGGATGGCGCGGCTGCTGGACGAGGCGCTCTCATGA
- a CDS encoding dicarboxylate/amino acid:cation symporter encodes MTRFWFAIPLWQRVIGALGLGILVGLFWGPGAESIKIIGDVFIAFIKMLVVPLIFFSLVSGVAAIGDLKKLGAVGGRAILLFIVTGQIAVWLGLFLGTVLAPGSGLDTGSIEAGPIPVPNETTWREMLLGVVPQSPVQVMADVNVLPLIVFAMLIGIGILMADKEGEPVAKIFDSGSIVMQKVTAIVMELTPFGVFALMAWVAGTQGTDALLALAKLVGLNYLGCLIIIVVMYSALIKFIAKLPVIDFFRGIVDAMAVAYSTASSNATLPVTLRCTQRNLGVSPSVSSFIVSLGATVNMNGTAMYLGLATLFGAQVFGVNLDWADYFLISILATAGAIGAAGIPGAGLIMMALVFGAVGVPLETIALVAGVDRIMDMMRTVTNVSGDAAITTTVASMTGEIDRAEMISADDV; translated from the coding sequence ATGACGCGTTTCTGGTTCGCTATTCCACTTTGGCAGCGGGTTATCGGGGCGCTTGGCCTTGGCATATTGGTTGGCCTGTTCTGGGGTCCGGGTGCTGAAAGCATCAAGATCATTGGCGATGTCTTCATCGCCTTCATCAAAATGCTAGTTGTGCCGCTGATTTTCTTCAGCCTCGTGTCGGGTGTCGCGGCGATTGGCGATCTGAAAAAGCTCGGCGCGGTTGGCGGCAGGGCGATCTTGCTGTTCATCGTAACGGGGCAAATCGCGGTCTGGCTCGGGCTGTTCCTCGGCACTGTGCTGGCACCCGGAAGCGGGCTTGATACGGGCTCGATTGAAGCGGGGCCAATCCCTGTTCCCAACGAAACGACGTGGCGCGAGATGCTGCTGGGCGTCGTGCCGCAAAGCCCTGTGCAGGTGATGGCAGACGTCAATGTGCTGCCGCTGATCGTCTTCGCCATGCTGATCGGTATCGGCATTCTGATGGCTGACAAAGAAGGTGAGCCGGTCGCGAAAATCTTCGATTCCGGCTCGATCGTCATGCAGAAAGTCACTGCGATTGTGATGGAACTCACCCCGTTCGGCGTCTTCGCGCTGATGGCTTGGGTGGCGGGCACGCAGGGCACCGATGCCTTGCTCGCGCTCGCGAAGCTGGTCGGGCTGAACTATCTCGGCTGTCTGATCATCATCGTGGTCATGTATTCTGCGCTGATCAAATTCATCGCCAAGCTGCCGGTGATCGACTTCTTCCGCGGCATCGTGGACGCGATGGCGGTCGCTTATTCGACCGCATCATCCAACGCGACTTTGCCTGTCACGCTGCGCTGCACCCAGCGCAATCTGGGCGTGTCGCCTAGCGTGTCGAGCTTCATCGTATCGCTCGGCGCGACGGTGAATATGAACGGCACCGCGATGTATCTGGGCCTTGCGACATTGTTCGGCGCGCAAGTGTTCGGCGTGAATCTCGACTGGGCCGACTACTTCCTGATCTCTATCCTCGCGACCGCCGGCGCAATCGGCGCGGCGGGTATCCCGGGCGCTGGCCTGATTATGATGGCGCTGGTGTTCGGCGCTGTCGGCGTACCACTGGAAACCATCGCCTTGGTCGCGGGCGTGGACCGGATTATGGACATGATGCGCACGGTCACGAATGTCTCTGGCGATGCCGCGATCACAACGACCGTGGCGAGCATGACGGGTGAGATTGACCGTGCCGAGATGATCTCGGCGGATGATGTTTGA
- a CDS encoding nitroreductase, with translation MQFDEVILGRRSIRGYKPDPVSKELIEEIVGLAMRAPSSMNTQPYNFYVISGEPLDRIRAGNSENMLAGVPESREFRTGSGAFEGDHRTRQVDVAKQLFGAMGIEREDKAARQDWVMRGFRQFDAPVCVIVTYDKVLDGADDTVFDCGAVATALVNAAWSRGLGTVINSQGIMQSPVVREHANIPDDQVIMKSIALGWPEMTFPANEVMTHRKPVKDTVNFVGFED, from the coding sequence ATGCAGTTCGATGAAGTTATCCTGGGTCGCAGGAGCATCCGTGGTTACAAACCCGATCCGGTTTCCAAGGAATTGATCGAAGAGATCGTCGGCCTCGCCATGCGCGCGCCGTCGTCTATGAATACCCAGCCCTATAATTTCTACGTCATTTCGGGCGAGCCATTGGACCGCATCCGCGCAGGCAACAGCGAAAACATGCTAGCTGGCGTGCCTGAGAGCCGCGAGTTCCGCACCGGCAGCGGCGCATTCGAAGGCGACCACCGCACGCGCCAAGTAGACGTCGCCAAGCAGCTATTCGGCGCGATGGGCATCGAGCGCGAAGACAAGGCAGCCCGCCAAGACTGGGTCATGCGCGGTTTCCGCCAGTTCGACGCGCCCGTCTGCGTGATCGTGACCTATGACAAGGTACTCGACGGTGCTGACGACACGGTGTTCGATTGCGGCGCGGTGGCAACCGCACTGGTCAACGCCGCATGGTCGCGCGGGTTAGGCACAGTGATCAACAGCCAGGGCATTATGCAAAGCCCCGTCGTGCGCGAACATGCGAACATCCCTGACGATCAAGTAATCATGAAGAGCATCGCTCTCGGTTGGCCCGAAATGACCTTTCCCGCGAATGAAGTGATGACGCACCGAAAGCCGGTGAAGGACACGGTGAACTTTGTGGGGTTTGAGGACTGA
- a CDS encoding nuclear transport factor 2 family protein, with amino-acid sequence MNRSVISGLGAILLATGLPGCASIEPAAPSKQEVIVSAYVEAYNARDLAAMEALMHPQIQWISVEDGKSVIVADGREELAAQMKSYLASATTTNSTLDGFTRNGRFLAVKETAHWSDANGQAASQSSIAVYELDDGLVLRVWYYPAE; translated from the coding sequence ATGAATAGATCAGTGATTTCAGGCCTTGGAGCCATATTGCTAGCAACCGGTTTGCCCGGTTGTGCGAGCATCGAACCGGCCGCGCCGAGCAAACAGGAAGTGATCGTATCTGCCTATGTCGAGGCGTATAACGCGCGTGACCTCGCCGCGATGGAGGCACTGATGCACCCGCAAATCCAATGGATATCGGTCGAGGATGGCAAGTCGGTCATTGTCGCAGACGGCCGAGAAGAGTTGGCGGCTCAAATGAAGAGCTATCTCGCTTCCGCAACCACCACCAACAGCACCTTGGATGGCTTCACACGCAATGGTCGGTTCTTGGCCGTGAAAGAAACCGCTCATTGGAGTGACGCAAATGGTCAGGCTGCTTCGCAGTCATCCATTGCTGTCTATGAATTGGATGACGGTTTGGTTCTCAGGGTCTGGTATTATCCCGCCGAGTGA
- the dapB gene encoding 4-hydroxy-tetrahydrodipicolinate reductase encodes MTKIGIIGSEGRMGHALKAATQEAGCDFAGGIDKGDDPAALAKASDVLVDFSAPAALAANLAVARDAGIPILVGTTGLDDSHHAALDDAAKHIAVLQTGNTSLGVTLLAHLVREAAGKLGDDWDIEIVEMHHRMKVDAPSGTALLLGEAAAEGRGIDLPANTESGRDGHTGARGKGTIGFAALRGGTVAGDHSVILAGEQERITLSHLAEDRSIFARGAIRGAQWLIGKGAGRYSMNDVLDL; translated from the coding sequence ATGACGAAAATCGGAATTATCGGCAGCGAAGGCCGGATGGGGCACGCGCTCAAGGCCGCCACCCAAGAAGCGGGATGCGACTTTGCAGGCGGAATCGACAAGGGCGATGATCCTGCAGCGCTCGCGAAAGCCAGCGATGTGCTGGTTGATTTTTCAGCGCCTGCTGCGCTTGCTGCCAATCTTGCGGTTGCGCGCGATGCGGGCATCCCGATCTTGGTCGGCACCACTGGTCTTGATGACAGCCACCACGCTGCGCTCGACGACGCAGCAAAACACATTGCCGTTTTGCAGACCGGTAACACCTCGCTTGGCGTGACACTGCTGGCCCATCTGGTGCGCGAGGCTGCCGGAAAACTCGGCGATGATTGGGATATCGAGATTGTCGAAATGCACCACCGGATGAAGGTGGATGCGCCTTCTGGCACCGCATTACTACTGGGCGAAGCAGCCGCCGAGGGGCGCGGCATCGATCTGCCCGCGAACACCGAAAGCGGACGAGACGGCCACACTGGTGCGCGGGGCAAAGGCACCATCGGCTTCGCAGCCCTGCGCGGCGGCACGGTCGCAGGCGATCACTCGGTCATTCTGGCGGGCGAACAAGAACGCATCACCCTGTCCCATCTGGCAGAGGACCGCTCGATCTTCGCACGTGGAGCAATACGCGGCGCACAATGGCTGATCGGCAAAGGGGCTGGGCGCTACTCGATGAATGATGTGCTTGATCTGTGA
- a CDS encoding GFA family protein encodes MKTHQGSCHCGAIKVELRDDPADTAECNCSLCRRIGALWHHCSPTLVTVTGEATGYVQGDRTLTTWHCATCGIVTHWTALDDPTYDRMAVNLRLFDEVLWQDLPRRKIDGASF; translated from the coding sequence ATGAAAACGCACCAAGGCAGCTGCCATTGCGGCGCAATAAAGGTGGAGCTGCGTGACGACCCAGCAGATACCGCTGAATGCAATTGCAGCCTGTGCCGCCGGATTGGCGCATTGTGGCACCATTGTTCGCCGACATTGGTCACGGTAACTGGAGAGGCCACAGGCTACGTCCAAGGCGACCGGACTTTGACGACATGGCACTGCGCGACTTGCGGCATTGTAACCCATTGGACTGCGCTCGACGATCCGACTTACGACCGGATGGCGGTCAATCTGCGTCTATTCGATGAGGTGCTCTGGCAGGATCTGCCTCGGCGTAAAATCGATGGAGCGAGTTTCTGA
- a CDS encoding VOC family protein — protein MTIPPFHLAFPVNDLAAARKFYGEMMGCPEGRSSDQWIDFNFYGHQIVTHLAEGNGDDGYSNPVDGHNVPVPHFGVILDLKSWRDLAAKLEAADITFVIEPHIRFEGQPGEQATMFFRDPSGNALEIKAFADMASLFAR, from the coding sequence ATGACCATTCCGCCGTTTCATCTTGCCTTCCCGGTGAATGACCTTGCGGCAGCGCGCAAATTCTACGGGGAGATGATGGGATGCCCGGAAGGACGCAGCAGCGATCAGTGGATCGACTTCAATTTCTACGGTCACCAGATTGTGACCCACCTTGCTGAAGGTAACGGCGACGACGGATACAGCAACCCGGTCGACGGCCACAATGTCCCCGTCCCGCACTTTGGTGTTATTCTTGACCTTAAGAGTTGGCGCGATCTGGCCGCGAAGCTGGAAGCTGCAGACATCACCTTTGTGATTGAACCGCACATCCGCTTTGAAGGGCAGCCGGGCGAACAAGCGACCATGTTCTTCCGCGACCCGTCGGGCAACGCGCTAGAGATCAAGGCCTTCGCAGATATGGCGAGCCTGTTCGCGCGTTAA
- the nth gene encoding endonuclease III, translated as MTNDQIFEFFSHLAEDNPAPVTELEYGNVYQLVVAVALSAQATDVGVNKATRQLFAEVETPEQMVELGEDGLKEHIKTIGLFNSKAKNVILLSQRLIDHYGSTVPEDRDELVTLPGVGRKTANVVLNCHFGHETFAVDTHVFRVGNRTGLAKGKTPEAVEAKLEKRVPQPFRRDAHHWLILHGRYTCKARTPECWRCNVVELCSFRKKVLEKK; from the coding sequence GTGACTAACGATCAGATTTTCGAGTTCTTCAGCCACCTGGCCGAGGACAATCCTGCCCCGGTTACCGAACTGGAATATGGCAATGTCTACCAGCTGGTGGTGGCTGTTGCCCTATCGGCGCAAGCGACCGATGTCGGAGTGAATAAGGCGACGCGGCAGCTGTTTGCCGAGGTCGAGACGCCGGAGCAGATGGTCGAACTGGGCGAAGATGGTCTGAAAGAACACATCAAGACGATTGGCCTGTTCAACTCCAAAGCCAAAAACGTCATCCTGCTCTCTCAGCGGCTGATCGACCATTATGGCAGCACTGTGCCGGAGGACCGCGACGAGCTGGTGACCCTGCCCGGCGTTGGCCGCAAGACTGCCAATGTGGTGCTCAATTGCCATTTCGGACATGAGACCTTTGCGGTCGACACGCATGTCTTCCGCGTCGGCAACCGCACGGGTCTCGCCAAAGGCAAAACCCCCGAGGCGGTTGAGGCAAAACTGGAAAAACGCGTCCCCCAGCCCTTCCGCCGCGACGCGCATCACTGGCTGATCCTCCACGGCCGCTACACCTGCAAAGCGCGCACGCCCGAATGCTGGCGCTGTAACGTGGTGGAGCTATGCAGTTTTAGAAAGAAGGTTTTGGAGAAGAAGTAG
- the dapE gene encoding succinyl-diaminopimelate desuccinylase: MSDAVELAEQLIACPSVTPASGLVFDAMEAMLAPLGFEVHRFTKGEEPDGPVENLFAIRRGPEGSKHFAFAGHLDVVPPGKNWNSGPFAPERRGDLLFGRGAVDMKGSIASMVAAVADIPADAGTISFIITGDEEGPALYGTRALIDHIRETGDVPDLCLVGEPTSVNRLGDMMKIGRRGSVNIWLEVEGSQGHVAYPHLAENPIPKLVAKLAELNSLVLDEGTDWFQASNLEVTELEVGNPAHNVIPAKATARISIRFNDLHSGASLSQTVISIAEKHGGTANPIISGEPFLTPPGEFSAMIADAVKAETGIEPEASTSGGTSDARFLKDLCPVIEFGLVNATMHKTDEAVAMEDLRTLAKIYRRVAVAALGGQKAS; encoded by the coding sequence ATGAGTGATGCCGTCGAACTAGCCGAGCAGCTGATTGCATGCCCCAGCGTCACACCAGCCTCGGGTCTGGTGTTTGACGCGATGGAGGCGATGCTCGCGCCGCTCGGTTTTGAGGTTCACCGCTTCACCAAGGGCGAGGAGCCGGACGGTCCAGTCGAGAACCTTTTTGCCATCAGGCGTGGTCCTGAAGGATCAAAACACTTTGCCTTTGCCGGACACCTCGATGTGGTGCCGCCGGGCAAGAATTGGAACAGCGGCCCCTTTGCGCCAGAACGGCGCGGCGATCTGCTGTTTGGCCGGGGTGCGGTCGATATGAAGGGTTCCATCGCCAGCATGGTCGCGGCGGTTGCCGATATTCCTGCGGATGCCGGAACAATCAGTTTCATTATCACCGGCGATGAGGAAGGACCTGCGCTCTACGGCACGCGCGCTCTGATCGACCATATCCGCGAGACCGGCGACGTGCCCGATCTGTGCCTTGTGGGGGAGCCGACTTCGGTAAACCGGCTCGGAGATATGATGAAGATCGGGCGGCGCGGCTCGGTCAATATCTGGCTGGAAGTCGAGGGTTCACAAGGCCATGTAGCCTATCCGCATCTGGCCGAAAACCCGATCCCCAAACTCGTCGCTAAACTGGCCGAGCTGAATTCGCTGGTTCTGGACGAGGGGACCGACTGGTTCCAGGCTTCCAACCTCGAAGTGACCGAACTCGAAGTCGGAAATCCGGCGCATAATGTCATTCCCGCTAAGGCCACGGCGCGCATCTCGATCCGCTTTAACGATCTGCACAGCGGCGCATCCTTGTCGCAAACGGTCATCAGTATTGCCGAAAAACACGGCGGCACGGCTAACCCTATCATCTCTGGCGAACCCTTCCTGACGCCGCCTGGCGAGTTTTCCGCCATGATTGCCGATGCGGTGAAGGCGGAGACGGGTATAGAACCCGAAGCGAGCACGAGCGGCGGCACGTCCGATGCGCGGTTCCTGAAAGACCTTTGCCCCGTGATCGAGTTCGGTCTGGTCAACGCAACGATGCATAAGACCGACGAAGCTGTGGCGATGGAAGACCTCAGGACGCTGGCAAAGATTTACCGGCGTGTTGCCGTCGCGGCGCTGGGCGGGCAGAAGGCCTCGTAA
- a CDS encoding NAD-dependent deacylase yields the protein MADIRNIVILTGAGVSAESGIDTFRSEGGLWEQHKVEDVATPGGFARNPDLVLRFYDMRREAIQTKQPNAAHDALARLDKGWSGELLLVTQNVDDLHERAGASRVLHMHGTHLNAWCTSCDTRTPWTGTLIERPPCPACDTRALRPDVVWFGEMPYRMEEIYGALRQADLFVSIGTSGAVYPAAGFVRDAGKLGIPTLELNLEPSQGSSWFAESRHGPATQIVPEWVEEVLA from the coding sequence ATGGCCGATATCCGCAACATAGTCATTCTAACGGGCGCTGGCGTGAGCGCCGAAAGCGGCATCGACACTTTCCGCAGTGAAGGCGGCTTGTGGGAGCAGCATAAGGTCGAAGATGTCGCCACGCCCGGAGGTTTCGCGCGCAATCCCGACCTTGTGCTGCGGTTCTACGATATGCGGCGCGAGGCAATCCAGACCAAGCAGCCCAATGCAGCCCATGATGCTTTGGCGAGGCTCGATAAAGGGTGGAGCGGCGAACTGCTGCTGGTCACGCAGAACGTCGATGATCTGCATGAACGGGCAGGCGCTAGCCGCGTGCTGCATATGCATGGCACGCATTTGAATGCCTGGTGCACATCCTGCGACACGCGCACACCGTGGACGGGGACGTTGATCGAGCGCCCGCCATGTCCGGCCTGCGATACTAGGGCGCTTCGCCCCGACGTCGTGTGGTTTGGCGAAATGCCTTACAGGATGGAGGAGATTTACGGCGCTCTGCGGCAGGCTGATTTGTTTGTCTCCATCGGCACATCGGGCGCCGTATATCCCGCCGCCGGTTTCGTGCGCGATGCGGGAAAGCTCGGCATCCCGACACTGGAGCTCAATTTGGAGCCTAGCCAAGGATCAAGCTGGTTCGCCGAATCGCGCCACGGCCCCGCCACGCAAATTGTGCCTGAATGGGTGGAGGAAGTGCTCGCATGA
- a CDS encoding glutathione S-transferase family protein — translation MKLIIGNKNYSSWSLRGWLAAKQSGLHFEELTVNLFGEEWEQAKQSSEELQPSGKVPVLWDEETVIWDSLAILEYLSDKVGRDRFWPKDDTARGMARAMVCEMHSSYASLRQQCPMNIRKKIATDEISDETRGDIVRILTLWAEARARFGQGGPYLFGTFGAADIFYAPVVSRFLTYGIGVPGFAEAYMQAVWEHPWMQEWIEAAESEKWVIEQYEDSAAK, via the coding sequence ATGAAGTTGATTATCGGTAACAAGAATTATTCAAGCTGGAGCCTTCGCGGATGGCTCGCGGCCAAGCAGTCGGGGCTTCATTTTGAAGAGCTGACGGTCAATCTGTTCGGCGAAGAATGGGAACAGGCCAAGCAAAGCTCCGAGGAATTGCAGCCATCGGGCAAGGTTCCGGTTCTGTGGGATGAGGAGACGGTCATCTGGGACAGTCTGGCCATCCTCGAATATCTCTCTGACAAGGTGGGCCGTGACCGTTTCTGGCCCAAAGACGACACGGCGCGCGGCATGGCCCGGGCGATGGTTTGCGAAATGCACTCTTCATACGCCTCGCTGCGCCAGCAATGTCCGATGAACATCCGCAAGAAGATCGCGACCGACGAAATCTCTGATGAAACGAGGGGTGATATCGTCCGCATTCTGACGCTGTGGGCAGAGGCCCGTGCGCGCTTTGGTCAGGGCGGTCCCTATCTGTTTGGTACATTCGGCGCGGCGGATATTTTCTACGCGCCCGTGGTCAGCCGCTTCCTCACCTACGGGATTGGCGTGCCCGGTTTTGCCGAGGCTTACATGCAAGCCGTATGGGAACATCCCTGGATGCAGGAATGGATCGAAGCTGCCGAAAGTGAGAAGTGGGTGATTGAACAATATGAGGATAGCGCAGCAAAATGA